In Drosophila teissieri strain GT53w chromosome 2R, Prin_Dtei_1.1, whole genome shotgun sequence, the following proteins share a genomic window:
- the LOC122613943 gene encoding uncharacterized protein LOC122613943 gives MSIKQSLALQLAEAQLTKLTSDSEEIRLRALDQIETRFIRCLQLGEPIQFKPVLLLKQLIRWFGYTPPLVPDRVLAMIMELLRSEYAEAVIRKIPYDRLKTELEKVRRVLRNLESKRICELLDDLSLLLLEKYKIDLVTPSVSSLSSIDITSQDTDSAATSSNQMYANLKPEDYEPAWSRPGPDDVASMKSMIDLPRNGVTNALELQVQLTHLIIRMGDYPVEYFLQSPFIFLHLVQLQMRKDGNLLQVNRTLVAWLRQLQQRILLRRNTLSYAASFDPPTRPKQLKVGSALEILLDNCTTLISPKLLSCTSENWHIMELTVEVVRTYDVLSSKVSSVGTTRIADIVKKLLAYCNNVEGSNMTQVLNSLRIPRLQSLIFNGLLHDTMALNITYDPHLDRRHAKSLIQPIVLDSAYLSCMPERMKSLSSLISSLSSEPSADEQQLIKLKRAYSVALNQFHPNTKVTGSLLIQKHRQVCLVIAQLGSETLVKQLFNAVVECIPFYADNTKLRKDAEVLLYTLIDLPDLKLRTLVYRIMLRSGIAHFHALMNKTVYMTGCNNADLARQHIFGVPVTAQLLRRVILQSWEADAPEQMRQWCIDFSIMIIKVNSMLATKDFITAFQLVLPVLPLLIGRSATHKQLHNVLWHLFEPDTSRLDPPLMLRGYIYFMFNPYPQIRTEATTRIAYVLQCQDYTNKYKPTVNDVPIEDLPNDLCLIQPPVSYKSIFIECSDEEFQGQRSLDALIRLLQAKDIRPNIRKSTMTQLNVLLQNWRACEDFSTKDDGYGLILETLHNALKKDSESNPTDILVPTVSILMKLLFHNAGFRKEVANTFEVYVCLLRALFTLPHEAQLRQDVSLCLFQMLYHNSITSTEDKLMLEVDLGSMILPVTFEVEAKFIPTAATEGLALQQKLEDTHFGGDKERAAQHWRLYTAYRVCQGPSRITLSAVQAVDIRESLKIKMPDLALVRASNLDEQLGYQLVVAENCSNHKDLQHIVTLIQLFLVVLRNSISKTVAENLWKVIHKYIRLAPGNEADGELYKSLLDLCVTCIRLCQPQVMSGLSYALETDHHHSFHLLLHDRLISLDKLYLISQCLVQLLVNELNDTPMNWHGKFFMQLSALAKTHFELRQLQHVRCMLRILRLLSERDLKLSDLQLTNYSQHYIQLSSNLRTSTQTGAEWQRDCLYIICQLQMHLLYQQPKATSKTSITNEVGASHKVLRYFLTLCGHGDSEVRALSWVSMANWITSCGSEVVNILPRLDFLPGGLPACCLTTLMDVHELMLVRELAGRVFVMLMPIIGAESSLELLRNHDFLNTAYNSLTAIHKTPWMFEEPVGERHSCEVISCYVAICTKMVALNPEWCATLCGHGFMTGLSDVMKTLQSEAPSSVPLVELCASHICELYSMCYSDNFEFLQRTICRDSVFLQNYLTLINDVLNLECPEYMVIPLFKMFLIFCTDSNSNSFLIDQIKNQPSLFMDFFLFGLHVALVNSAFQRFTLSTLALVFIKAQTPADKKSMLRELEQFEMPYNDLPTDEEDFEMNNKSPCMQNDSDYSEGNKQSPNHAPQTTNAAVVIYQRLDQLFDRYYLSKSFNFLETPVVGQVQVCEAIGGLLKVSPWALKASGQLKLLDRVVYILDNFLNDEKIGNAAVYVKRVGAHKAQSILSNLLVLINMLSHWHSSPNSVITQSSMATKMVRIIIRIWPWLSHSQHLKKITVQLIMFLTEHSFEMCKQISLLQSGHAQSLLHLMARVADFETTKKENPNKEPSLNMVPALRVMGNCCSCAEGRLSLSKMNLLDMFDTILPASQSSTHATKVRPPVLVAWLGYWEVFSRYDVGGKACHLQSLINTVRRTAPLNQKRILCLRILRNMCFFNANRPQLVELADFINLLRDILEQKVQKEPGSDKQELNSFEEHRLAVLMLWKLFGFGAKYKGMLRGTKLFKLLIGLRVELSVVYSQKKNKYTDVPYAKDLAELLEKLMESMRQ, from the exons ATGAGTATCAAACAGAGCCTGGCCCTCCAGCTGGCGGAGGCGCAGCTGACCAAGCTGACTAGCGATTCGGAGGAGATTCGTCTGCGCGCGCTCGACCAGATTGAGACGAGGTTCATCCGGTGCCTGCAACTGGGCGAACCCATTCAGTTCAAgccggtgctgctgctgaaacAGCTCATCCGCTGGTTCGGGTACACACCACCACTGGTCCCCGATCGTGTGCTGGCCATGATTATGGAACTGCTCCGGTCCGAGTACGCCGAGGCGGTGATTCGCAAGATTCCCTACGACCGCCTTAAAACCGAGTTGGAGAAGGTGCGCCGCGTTCTACGCAACCTGGAGTCCAAGCGGATTTGCGAGTTGCTGGACGATCTgagcctgctgctcctcgagAAGTATAAAATAGACCTGGTGACGCCGAGCGTCTCTAGCCTAAGTTCCATTGACATCACCAGTCAGGACACTGATTCCGCAGCCACCAGTTCGAACCAGATGTACGCCAATCTCAAGCCGGAGGATTACGAGCCCGCCTGGTCCCGTCCGGGCCCGGACGACGTGGCCAGCATGAAGAGCATGATCGATTTGCCGCGAAATGGCGTCACCAATGCTCTTGAGCTGCAAGTGCAGCTCACCCATCTGATCATCCGGATGGGCGACTACCCAGTTGAGTACTTTCTGCAGTCGCCGTTCATATTCTTGCACCTGGTTCAGTTGCAAATGAGGAAGGACGGCAACTTGCTACAGGTTAACCGAACACTAGTTGCCTGGTTgaggcagctgcagcaacgcATCTTGCTGCGCCGAAATACGCTAAGCTACGCGGCCAGCTTTGATCCTCCTACACGCCCTAAGCAACTGAAGGTTGGGAGCGCTTTGGAAATCCTGCTAGACAATTGCACCACTCTGATTAGTCCGAAACTGCTTAGCTGCACAAGCGAAAACTGGCACATTATGGAGCTGACTGTGGAAGTGGTCCGGACCTATGATGTTCTCAGCTCAAAAGTTTCCTCCGTGGGCACTACGCGCATCGCGGACATCGTTAAGAAGCTGCTGGCGTATTGTAACAATGTAGAAGGCAGCAACATGACCCAGGTGCTGAACTCGCTCAGGATTCCCCGCCTGCAATCGCTGATCTTTAACGGCCTGCTGCACGACACGATGGCCTTAAATATTACTTATGACCCGCACCTGGACCGACGTCACGCCAAATCCCTCATCCAACCCATTGTTTTGGACAGCGCTTACCTCTCTTGCATGCCCGAGCGCATGAAGTCGCTTAGCAGCCTAATCTCCTCGTTGTCCTCTGAACCATCAGCGGACGAGCAGCAGTTGATTAAGCTGAAGCGGGCCTACAGCGTGGCCCTAAACCAATTCCACCCGAATACGAAAGTGACTGGGTCGCTGCTAATCCAGAAGCACAGGCAGGTGTGCCTTGTGATCGCCCAACTGGGCAGTGAGACCTTGGTAAAGCAGCTCTTCAACGCGGTTGTGGAGTGCATTCCCTTCTACGCGGACAATACAAAGTTAAGGAAGGATGCGGAGGTGTTGCTTTACACCCTCATTGATTTGCCTGATCTCAAGCTCCGTACTTTGGTATACCGCATAATGCTGCGATCCGGCATTGCCCACTTTCATGCCCTTATGAACAAGACAGTCTATATGACGGGGTGCAACAATGCGGATCTGGCCCGTCAGCACATCTTCGGCGTGCCAGTAACCGCCCAGCTGTTACGCAGGGTGATACTTCAGAGTTGGGAGGCAGATGCACCGGAACAAATGCGGCAGTGGTGCATCGACTTTTCCATAATGATTATCAAGGTAAACTCTATGCTAGCTACAAAGGACTTCATCACCGCTTTCCAGCTTGTTCTCCCCGTGCTGCCCCTGCTGATCGGCAGGTCGGCTACCCACAAGCAATTGCACAACGTATTATGGCATTTGTTCGAGCCAGACACCAGCCGTTTGGATCCACCATTGATGCTGCGCGGGTACATTTACTTTATGTTCAACCCGTATCCCCAGATTAGGACCGAGGCCACCACTAGAATCGCTTACGTGCTGCAATGTCAGGACTACACGAACAAATATAAGCCCACCGTCAACGACGTTCCGATTGAGGATCTCCCCAACGATCTCTGCCTGATTCAGCCCCCAGTCAGTtataaaagcattttcatCGAATGCTCTGATGAAGAGTTTCAAGGACAGCGCAGCTTGGATGCCCTGATCCGATTGCTCCAGGCCAAGGACATAAGGCCGAATATACGAAAGTCCACCATGACTCAATTGAATGTCTTGCTCCAAAACTGGAGAGCTTGTGAGGACTTTTCCACAAAGGATGATGGATATGGACTGATTTTGGAGACGCTGCATAACGCTCTGAAGAAAGATAGCGAAAGTAATCCTACAGACATTCTGGTGCCCACCGTGAGTATCCTGATGAAGCTCCTGTTCCATAACGCCGGGTTCCGAAAAGAGGTCGCGAACACCTTTGAAGTATACGTGTGCCTGCTGAGGGCTTTATTCACGCTGCCCCACGAGGCACAGTTGCGCCAGGATGTCAGTCTTTGCCTGTTCCAAATGCTATACCACAATTCTATCACCTCCACTGAGGACAAACTGATGCTGGAGGTGGATCTGGGCTCGATGATTTTGCCAGTCACCTTTGAAGTGGAAGCCAAATTCATTCCCACTGCTGCTACGGAAGGATTGGCCTTGCAGCAAAAACTTGAGGACACCCATTTCGGAGGAGACAAGGAGAGAGCTGCACAGCACTGGCGACTGTACACGGCCTATCGCGTTTGCCAGGGTCCATCCAGAATTACTTTATCGGCCGTGCAAGCTGTGGACATCAGGGAGTCGCTTAAGATAAAAATGCCCGACTTGGCATTAGTAAGAGCTTCCAACTTGGACGAGCAGCTGGGTTACCAGCTTGTAGTAGCCGAGAACTGCAGCAATCACAAGGATCTGCAACATATCGTGACTCTCATTCAGCTATTTCTCGTGGTTCTGCGAAACTCAATAAGTAAGACGGTGGCCGAGAACTTGTGGAAGGTAATCCATAAGTACATCCGCTTGGCGCCGGGCAACGAAGCGGATGGCGAGCTTTACAAGTCCCTGCTGGACCTGTGCGTAACATGCATTCGCCTCTGCCAGCCGCAAGTTATGTCAGGACTGAGCTACGCTCTGGAAACGGATCATCATCACAGCTTCCACTTACTCCTGCACGATCGCCTCATTTCGCTCGATAAGCTGTACCTGATCAGCCAGTGCCTGGTGCAGCTGCTCGTCAACGAGCTCAATGATACCCCGATGAACTGGCATGGCAAGTTCTTTATGCAGCTGAGTGCCTTGGCCAAGACGCACTTTGAGCTGCGCCAGCTGCAGCACGTTCGCTGCATGCTTCGCATCCTGCGGTTGCTAAGCGAGCGGGATCTGAAACTTAGTGATCTTCAGTTGACG AACTACTCTCAGCATTATATCCAGTTGTCCAGCAATTTGCGGACCTCAACGCAAACCGGGGCAGAGTGGCAGCGGGACTGCCTGTACATCATCTGTCAGCTCCAGATGCATCTACTTTATCAGCAACCCAAGGCCACCAGCAAGACCAGTATCACAAATGAAGTCGGAGCTTCACATAAGGTCTTGCGTTATTTCCTAACACTGTGCGGGCACGGCGACAGTGAAGTGCGTGCATTGTCCTGGGTGTCGATGGCCAATTGGATTACCAGCTGTGGCTCGGAGGTCGTAAATATTCTGCCTCGCCTGGACTTTCTTCCCGGCGGACTGCCAGCTTGCTGTTTAACCACGTTGATGGATGTCCACGAACTGATGCTGGTCAGAGAGTTGGCCGGACGCGTATTTGTCATGCTGATGCCGATCATTGGTGCTGAAAGTAGCTTGGAATTGTTGCGAAACCATGACTTCCTAAATACCGCCTACAACTCGCTTACAGCAATTCACAAAACTCCGTGGATGTTCGAGGAGCCAGTTGGGGAGCGGCATTCGTGCGAAGTAATTAGCTGCTATGTTGCCATATGCACCAAGATGGTGGCCCTCAACCCGGAGTGGTGTGCCACGCTGTGCGGGCACGGCTTCATGACTGGTCTCAGTGATGTGATGAAAACACTCCAGTCGGAAGCACCCAGTTCGGTACCCCTGGTGGAACTGTGTGCCTCACATATTTGTGAGTTGTACTCGATGTGCTACAGTGATAACTTTGAATTCCTGCAGAGGACCATCTGTCGGGACTCCGTGTTTTTGCAGAATTATCTAACGCTGATCAACGATGTGCTAAATTTGGAATGTCCCGAGTATATGGTGATTCCACTGTTTAAGATGTTTCTGATATTCTGTACGGACTCGAATTCAAACTCATTTCTTATCGACCAGATAAAGAATCAGCCATCCTTATTCATGGACTTCTTCCTGTTTGGACTGCACGTAGCACTTGTAAATTCGGCATTTCAACGCTTCACTCTCTCGACTTTGGCACTTGTGTTCATCAAAGCGCAAACTCCTGCGGATAAGAAAAGCATGCTAAGAGAGTTGGAGCAGTTCGAAATGCCATACAATGATCTACCTACTGATGAAGAAGATTTTGAAATGAATAACAAATCGCCTTGCATGCAGAATGACTCGGACTATTCGGAAGGTAATAAGCAGAGTCCAAACCATGCGCCCCAGACCACCAATGCGGCTGTCGTAATTTACCAACGCTTGGACCAGCTCTTTGACCGGTATTATCTATCCAAGAGCTTTAACTTTTTGGAAACGCCTGTAGTAGGTCAGGTGCAGGTTTGTGAAGCCATCGGTGGACTGCTCAAGGTCTCACCCTGGGCCTTGAAAGCATCCGGACAACTGAAGCTGCTGGACCGCGTGGTTTACATTCTGGACAATTTTCTCAATGACGAAAAAATCGGAAACGCCGCCGTCTATGTGAAGCGAGTGGGTGCCCACAAGGCGCAAAGTATCCTAAGCAATCTCTTGGTACTGATTAACATGTTATCCCACTGGCATAGTTCGCCGAATTCTGTGATCACCCAGTCCAGTATGGCTacgaaaatggtcagaatCATCATTCGCATTTGGCCCTGGTTGTCGCACTCGCAGCACTTAAAGAAGATTACCGTCCAGCTGATTATGTTCCTTACAGAGCACTCCTTCGAAATGTGTAAACAGATTTCGCTGCTTCAATCAGGACATGCCCAATCCCTGCTACATCTAATGGCTCGCGTCGCCGACTTCGAAACCACCAAGAAGGAGAACCCAAACAAAGAGCCGAGTCTGAATATGGTGCCCGCTTTGAGAGTCATGGGAAACTGCTGTTCCTGCGCCGAGGGACGACTGAGTTTGTCCAAAATGAATTTGCTGGATATGTTCGACACAATCCTTCCTGCCAGTCAATCCTCCACGCATGCCACCAAAGTGCGACCACCTGTATTGGTGGCATGGCTCGGATACTGGGAGGTGTTTTCCCGGTACGACGTTGGAGGCAAAGCTTGCCATCTTCAATCCCTTATAAACACCGTTCGGCGTACTGCGCCATTGAACCAGAAGCGGATCCTGTGCCTTCGTATTCTTCGCAACATGTGCTTCTTCAACGCCAATCGCCCTCAGCTCGTGGAGCTGGCTGACTTCATCAACCTGCTACGTGATATTTTGGAACAGAAAGTCCAAAAAGAGCCCGGATCCGATAAACAAGAGTTGAATTCCTTCGAAGAGCACCGCCTAGCTGTCCTCATGCTGTGGAAACTCTTCGGCTTCGGTGCCAAATACAAGGGCATGCTGCGCGGCACCAAGCTCTTCAAACTGCTGATTGGCCTCCGAGTGGAGCTGTCGGTGGTTTACTCGcagaaaaagaataaatacaCAGACGTTCCCTATGCGAAAGATCTCGCCGAACTGCTGGAGAAGCTGATGGAGTCGATGCGACAATGA